The nucleotide window GGGCGGTTACCTTCTGAAAACTGAAGACTTGTCCCATGGTGTAGGCCACTGTTACCGCTGCAACACGGTTATTGAGCCGATGCTTTCCCGCCAGTGGTTCGTAAAAATGAAACCGCTGGCTGAACAGGCTATCACCGCGGCAAAAGCGGGAGATGTCCGCTTCATCCCGGAGCGGTTCACCAAAGTGTACCTTGGCTGGATGGAAAATATCCGCGACTGGTGCATATCCCGCCAGCTTTGGTGGGGCCATCGCATACCGGTATGGTACTGCAAGGATTGTGATGAAATGATCGCGTCCAAAGAGCCGGTGTCACAGTGCCCTAAATGCGGCGGAACGGACTTAGAACAAGATCCCGATGTGCTGGATACCTGGTTTTCCTCCGCCCTGTGGCCTTTTTCAACCTTGGGTTGGCCAAAGCAAACAATTGAACTTGCTTATTATTATCCCACCTCCGTCCTTGTGACGGGGCGTGATATTATCTTTTTCTGGGTTGCCCGGATGATCTTCTCGGGTTTGGCCTTTATGAACGACGTCCCGTTCAGGGTAGTGTCCATTCACGGGATGGTTCTGGACGCCCTTGGGCGAAAGATGAGCAAATCCCTGGGCAACGGGGTGGACCCGATTGATGTCATCGAATCGCACGGCGCGGACAGTCTGCGTTTTATGCTGGTGACCAGCAATACCCCGGGCAATGACCTGCGTTTTAACTTTGAGAAGCTGGACGGGGCGCGTAATTTTGCCAATAAACTATGGAACGCATCAAGGTTTGTTTTGATGAACCTGGAGGATTATGAGCCGGGCGAGCGGCATGGCCAGTATACATTGGCTGACCGGTGGATCATCAGCCGTTATCAGAACCTGACAGAAGAAGTTACCCGGTTGCTTGAATCATATGAGCTGGGAGAGGCTGCCAGAGTCCTTTATGAGTTTATCTGGAACGAGTTTTGCGACTGGTATATCGAACTGGCCAAACCCAGACTTTACGGAAAAACTACCCCGCAGGACCGCTATACGGCGCAGAGTGTGTTGACAGCCGTGCTTAAAGGCACGTTGGAACTGCTCCATCCGTTTATGCCGTTTATTACTGAGGAAATATGGCAGCATTTGCCCGGCAAAGGATTGACGATAATGCGCGCGTCCTGGCCGGTTGCCAGGAAAGAACTGAGTGATCCGGAAGCGGAGCGTCAGATGGGAATGTTGATGGAGGTAACAAAGGCTGTCAGACATATCCGCAGTGAAATGAACGTCCCGCCCGGCAAACAGGTAGAAGCCTTTCTGGAGGTTCCCCAGAACGCGTCTAGAGAAGTTTTGGAACGGGGAACAGGATATGTTCAAAGCCTGGCAAACGCAAAAGTAGCTATTTATGATGCGTTGCCGGAGAAACCGGAACAGGCTGCTCACGCTGTAACCCGTGGCGTGGAAGTATTTGTCCCGCTAAAGGGCTTGATCGATATTGAGCAGGAAGCCGCCCGGTTGCGTAAAGAACTTGCGGGATTGGAAAAAGACCTGGCAAGGGTTAAGGGCAAGTTGAATAACCAGGGCTTTTTGAGTAAGGCGCCGGCCGACGTGATTGAGAAGGAAAGGAAAAAGGAAGATGAATTAACCGGCAAACAGACAGCCATCAGGGAGAGGTTGTCCATGCTGGTTGGGAAAAATGAATAATTATTGCGCCGGAGGCGGATTATTCTGGACTACAAAGAAGCGTTGGAGTACCTCGCCAACCTGACCAAATTTGGCGTTAACTTTGGTTTGGGACGTGTCGAAGAACTATTAAACCGGTTAGGCAACCCGCATAAGTCTTTAAAAATAGCGCATATCGGCGGGACAAACGGTAAAGGTTCCACTACCGCCATGCTGGCAAATATATTGCAGTCGGCCGGATACCGGGTGGGAACATTCACTTCGCCCCACTTGCATTCCTATTGTGAGCGGTTCCGGATCAACGGTAAAAAAATCGGCGAAAGCCGGATAGCCGGTTTGATCGCGGAGCTCCAGCCGCATTTGGAGGCAATGGTGTCGGAAGGCTTTGAACACCCTACTGAATTTGAAGTATCCACAGCCCTCGCGTTTCAATATTTCTACCGGGAAAAAGTTGATTTTCTGGTGCTTGAAGTGGGTATGGGAGGGGCAGTTGATTCTACGAATGTAATTACACCGGTACTTTCCGTCATTACCAATGTGAGCATAGACCATACGGATTACTTGGGGAAATCGATTAGAGAAATCGCCGGGGTTAAGTCCGGTATCATTAAACCAGGTGTTCCGACAGTGACGGCGGCTGCTGGAGAGGCACTGGCAGTGCTCTCGGAGACATGCCGGGAGAGAGGCTCCCCGCTGACGCTGGCAGGACGCGACATTACCTGGAAGCATCAGTCCACATCCCTCGCCGGACAGCAGTTTTCGGTTCAGGGACGCCGGTATTTATACGAGAATCTGTGGTTGCCCCTGATTGGCAGACACCAGCAAATTAACGCTGTTTGTGCAATAGCGGCGGTGGAAATACTGATTGACCAGGGCTTGACAGTAAACGACAGGAACGTGCGGGACGGTCTCGCGGCCACGTGCTGGCCGGCTAGACTGGAAATTATGCGCAGGGAACCGTACGTGCTGATTGACGGGGCGCATAACTTTGCAGGCGCCCGGAGCCTTCGCCAGGCGTTGGAAGATTATTTTCCGGATAAAAAAGTTGTTCTGGTTATCGGCATGCTGGAAGACAAGGAGCGAGCCAAGGTAGTGTCGGAACTGGCCCCGGCGGCAAGGGCGGTCGTCGTGACCAGACCGGACAACCCGCGAGCCGGGAATTGGCGGGAGATGGCCGTGGAAGCGCGTCGTTTCACCCCGGATGTTTATCTGGCGGAAGAAATCGAGGGTGCTTTAAATAAAGCGCTTTCAATAGCCGGGCCCGACGAGTTGATATGTGTCACCGGATCGTTTTATATGGTGGCGGAGGTTCGGGAATTGCTATTAAAATAAGGCGGTTGGTGTCAATGAATTGCCCCTGGACAGTGTGGTGGAGATAGAAATGATTGTACAGGTAAAAGAACCTTAAAGAATTCGTTTAGCCTGTTGGTAAGTATCGCTTCTGCCTTGATTTACGAAAAATAACATTTTTTTAATATTTTCGTCAAACCTTGTCATCAAATATTTAAAATGATAAACTGTTAAATAGTGCATGTGCTTGTTTCTTTAGTTAGCCGGGGGATGTTTTATGGCAAAAGGTTTTAAAAACTACAGCAATGTTTGGGTTTTAGTACTGCTCCTGCTGGTTGGCGGATTGACCGGGAGCGCTATCGGGAACGCCCTGGCCCCGTTTTTGCCCTGGTTGAAAGCTACCTCAACCATAGGTTTAAAGCCATTTACGCTGGACTTGCAGTTTTTTAACCTGACCTTTGGTTTTACTTTTGCATTAAGTCCACTAACAGCATTGGGACTTTTACTGGGTTATTTTATTTACAGGCGGGTGTGAAACAATAAAAGAAATAATTCTCGCGTCTTCCTCTCCGCGCCGTTCGGCCTTATTGGAACAAATTGGTTTGAATTTCCGGGTTATCGTATGTGATCTGGAAGAACATACTCCACCGGGGCTGCAACCTTTTGAAGTTGTTGAACGCCTCGCTGCCAGGAAGGCCATGTTTGTAGCGGATAGATTGACGGAGGGGATTGTCATCGGGGCCGATACCGTGGTGGTATGGCGCGGGCAATTGCTTGGCAAGCCGTCCTGTGAGCAAGATGCCGTAGAGATGTTGAAACGCTTGCAGGGCAGCGCACACGAAGTATTTACCGGGGTTGCGCTGGTAGATGCCGGCAACAATAAAGTTGAAGTGAGCCATGAGAAAACCCGGGTAATATTCAGGCCGCTGGACGAGGAAGAGATCCGGCGGTACGTCTCCACCGGCGAGCCGTCGGATAAAGCCGGCTCTTACGGTGCTCAGGGGATTGGCGCGATTTTTATTGAACGCATTGAAGGATCTTATACAAATATTGTCGGTCTCCCTATGTCCAAGCTTTCCCTGATGCTAAAAAAATTTGGCTATGATATTCTGTAACCAAGGTTTCTGTTAGGAGATGGACCTTTGGCTTTATCAGGCGATCGTCCAACTATTAAGGAACTTCCGGCAGAAATGCGACCCCGGGAAAGATTATTGAAAGAAGGGGCCGGAGCGCTGTCGGAAATAGAACTTTTGGCTATTCTTTTAGGAACCGGTTCTCCTGAAAATACTGTGCTGGAGTTAGCTTCCTTGATTTTGACGCGCTTTAGAAGTCTCCGCTTGCTGGTAGATGCCACGATTGAAGAACTGAGCGAGATTAAAGGCGTTGGGCTAGCTAAAGCAAGCCAGGTAAAGGCGGCGCTGGAACTGGCCAGGAGGCTGTCCCGTTTTACCAGCCAGCCCCGTCCGGTGATTAAATCACCCGCAGATGCAGCCGGGTTGGTAATGGAGGAGATGCGCCATCTTGATAGGGAGCATTTCAGGGCCTTGCTGCTAAACACCAGAAATCAGGTTGTTGCTAACGACGAGGTGTCGATTGGCACACTAAATACTTCCAGTGTGCATCCTAGGGAACTTTTCCGCAATGCGATTAAAAGAAGCGCCGCGTCGTTGGTTTTGGTCCACAACCACCCCAGCGGCGACGCCACTCCCAGCAAAGAGGACCTGGATGTAACCAGAAGACTTTGTGAGGCCGGGAGAATCATTGGCATTGAAGTCTTGGATCATATTATTATCGGCGATAACAAATTCACCAGCTTTAAGGCAGAAGGGCTTATTTGATTTTTAGATTTTGCATTATACGCAGAAAGGGGCCGGGAAATGCGCGTCGGTCTGTTTTCAAAAGACATGGGTATGGATTTGGGTACAGCCAACTCCCTCGTATATGTCAAAGGAAAGGGTATAGTTATCCGTGAGCCTTCGGTAGTAGCGATCCAGAAGGATACGGGTCAGGTGCTTGCGGTCGGGGAAGACGCCAAGAGAATGATTGGCCGTACTCCGGGGAATATCGTGGCGATTCGTCCGATGAAAGATGGAGTTATAGCTGATTTCGACGTTACTCAAAGCATGATTAAATACTTTATCAATAAATCTCTGAGAAACCGTACTTTTTTGGTCCGGCCGCGAGTGGTTGTAGGCGTTCCATCCGGGGTTACCGCGGTGGAAGAAAGGGCGGTGCGTGAAGCGGCGCTTCAGGCGGGAGCCAGGGAGGCTTATCTGATTGAAGAACCGATGGCGGCGGCTATCGGGGCGGGATTGCCTGTTCACGAGCCGACCGGCAATATGATTGTCGATATAGGCGGGGGTACTACGGAAGTAGCTGTAATATCCCTCGGCGGCATTGTTACCAGCCGCTCGATCAGGATAGCCAGCGACGAGATGGACGAGGCCATTATCAACCACGTTAAGCGCACCTATAATTTGTTAATCGGAGAGCGCACGGCTGAGTTGATTAAAATTCAAATCGGCACGGCTTATCCGCTTTCGACGCTAGAGACAGAAGAAGTCAGGGGGCGTGATTTAGTCACGGGGTTGCCTAAAACTGTGAATATAACCTCTGAAGAAATCTACAAAGCCCTTTCTGAACCCGTAACGAGTATCATTGAGGCTATTAAGGCCACGCTTGAACAAACCCCGCCGGAACTGGCGGCGGACATCATGGACCGGGGTATTGTCATGGCTGGTGGCGGGTCATTGTTAAGAGGTCTTGACCGGCTGGTTATTGAGGAGACCGGGATGCCGGTGCATCTGGCGGACGAGCCGTTGCTGGCCGTCGCTTATGGCGCCGGCCGGGTGCTTGAGAATATTGATGTGTTGCGCAAAGTATTAATTCAGCCCAAAAAATTGGCTTAAGGCAGTTTCCGTACCTGATTATCAATATCCGGAATCATTAAAGCAGGGAGTGAATGATGGGTGCGTTGGGTAACTGCCAGGCGGCTATTGTTACTTGCGGCCTTGGTGGCGGCCGCCCTGGTGGCCATGCGTATTACGGTACCGGAGCGAACCCGGCTGACACCCCTGGAATTCAAGTTCAGGGATGCTATAGCACCGGTACAGACTGGTTTAACTTGGTTGGGCAAACAGGCGAGTCATATGTTATCTTTCCCAATTTCCATGTATAGGGCGGGAGAGCGCAACCAGGCTCTGGAAGAGGAAGTAGACCGCCTGCAAAGCCAGATAATCCAGTTGAACGAGTATAAGTTGGAAAATGAGCGTTTAACCAGTTTGCTTAGTTATAAGCAAGTGATGGCTAAGACATATAATCTGGTCGCCGCGTCTGTCGTCGGCAGAGATCCGAGCAACTGGTTCGGTACCATAACCTTGAACAGAGGAACCAATGACGGTGTCAAGGAAAACATGACTGTCCTAACACCGGAAGGACTGGTAGGGCGGGTTATATCCGTTTCCTCCTCTACCTGTGATGTTCTTCTGATTACCGACCCGCGCAGCGGGGTGGGTTCGTTAATTCAGGATACGCGTACTTCCGGTATTGTTGAAGGGACAACCACCAGTTCAGGTATGACCAGGATGATTCATATCCCCAACAGCGCGACGGTGGAAGCAGGCCAGGCGGTGATTACCTCAGGGCTCGGGAGCATTTTCCCAAAAAACATACCTGTGGGGAGAATAACCGATATCCGGAGTGAACCATCCGGTATGTTCAATAGCGCCGATATTCAACCATTTGCCGATTTAAGCCGGCTGGAGGAAGTACTGATAATTATCAGCAGGTATCCTTAAAGCCTGGATCGCTGTGGGGAGGTTATAACAGTGCCGTTTCCCGCTTTGTTGCTCCTGCTGGGAGTGGTTTTGATACTCCAAACCACGATAATGGACTATTTAAGCGTATACGGGGTTAAACCCGACCTGGTTATGCTGCTAGTTATTTTTAACGGCTTCCTCCTGGGTCCTAAGGAGGGGGCTTTTTTGGGTTTCGCCGGTGGAATAATTGAAGATTTGTTTTCCGGGAGCTATATTGGAATAAACGCTCTTACGAAAATGGTTGCCGGCTATTTAGCCGGTTTCTGCGGTGAGCGTCTTTATAAAGAGAATTCACTGGTAGTAGCGGGAGTTGCCTTTTTTTCCACGACAGTTGGTTTACTGATAAATTATTTTTTACTGCTGTACCTAAAAATTTACATGCCCTTTTTTTATACCTTGTTTAGAGTGATTCTTCCCACAGCGCTTTATACGGCAGTGCTGGCGCCGTTTTTCTACAAGCGTGTGCTCCATTTGGTAATCATTAAGAATAAGGATTTATAAATGCTGCGCAGGGGCGGGGGACAGAATGGAAAAGAAAACTGTTGAGCGAAGAATGCGTGTTTTCCTTTATATAGTAATTTTTATCTTTGTTGTTCTTGTGTCCAGGCTGGCTTACATGCAGTTGCTGCAAAACGATAAGTTTTCCACGATGGCGAGGGAAAACCGGATGAAGTTGATTACTATCACCGCCCCCCGCGGTGAAGTTTTCGACCGCAATGGTGTTAAAATAGTGGGCAATCAGCCGGTATATACAGTTTCTCTTGATAAAGTTTCCCTGGTGAGCCTTGGACAAAAAGATACTGGTGAGGTGGTCCGGCGGCTGGCAGCGATTTTAGGCACAGATCCCCAGGAAATTCAGCAAAAAATCGACCAGCAAGAACGCCTTTACGAACCTGTAAAACTGGCTACCAAGGTGCCTTTGGAGGTTGTCACCAGAATTGAGGAGCAGCGTCTGGAACTGCCTGGCGTAGTCATTGATATTGAGCCGCTGCGGGAGTACCCCAATGGGAATTTGCTGGCTCAAGTTATGGGATATGTGCGGCAAATCAACGAGGACCAACTTAAAGAAAATAAAGATAAAGGATATAAGTCCGGTGACCTTTTTGGGCAGTCAGGACTGGAATATACGTACGAGCAATACCTGCGCGGTCAGGACGGCGGGAGGCAAGTTGAGGTTGACTCCATGGGGAGGCCGGTACGTGATCTGGGTGTTAAAGAACCGGTGCCGGGCAATAATTTAGTGCTTACGATTGACCATAAGGTGCAGAAGGCGGCGGAGGAAGCCCTGGCCAGGGCCTCCCAGGAAGCGTTGAAACAGGGTTATAACGAAGCCAGGGCCGGCGCCGCGGTTGCCCTCGACGTGCGGACCGGAGCAGTGCTGGCTATGGCCAGTTACCCCGGATACGACCCGGTAAAGCTCTCTGGAGTATTGTCCCAGAAAGATTATGACGAAATCTTTAACTCGCCCTGGAAACCCATTCTTAACCGGGCATTGTTATCTTATGCGCCTGGCTCAACTTTTAAAATGATTGTTGCCATGGCCGGCCTGGAGACAAACACCATCACCCCTCAGAACACAATATCCGACCCGGGTTATTTTATTTGGGGCACTCGGTACGATGACTGGCAGCCGGGTGGCCATGGGATCGTGAACATGGTCAAGGCAATTAAAGTGTCTTGTGATACCTATTTTTACCAGCTTGGTTTTAAGACAGGTATTGATAACATTGCCCGTTTTGCCAAGGAGTTTGGACTGGGCAAGAAGACAGGCATTGAGCTCCCTGGTGAGGACGCTGGCGTTGTTCCCAGCCCTGACTCCAAACTGCAGTTGCGCAAAGATTATTTAAGCTCCCAAGATCTGAAGAAAGTGCAAGAAATTGAACAGCGATACAATGATCTTCTGGCCAAAGCGACCAGCGATGAACAGAGAAAACAATTGCTCAACAAGAGATCTGATGAGTTGCTCGCGGTAGACTGGGAGTTGGCATGGCATGATTATGACACGATTATTTCCTCAATTGGCCAGGGTGATAACCGCTATACGATGCTCGAAATGGCAAATTACGTTGCCACCATCGCCAATGGGGGCACTCTTTATAAACCATTTCTGGTGCAGCGGGTAGTTGATCCTAATGGTAAGGTTATTAAAGAGAATAATCCAGTTGTGGTAAACCAGGCCAAGGTATCACCAAAAACTCTGGCTGTAGTCAGAGAGGGGATGCATGAGGTAACGCTGCCTCCTGACGGCACGGCTTACGGTTTTTTTGCCGGGTTCCCGCCTGTGGCCGCCAAAACCGGAACTGCTGAAGTAACCGGCCATAACAATCATGCTCTGATTGTTGCCTTCGCGCCTTTTGATAATCCGGAGATCGCCGTAGCGGTGGTCGTTGAATTCGCAGGTCATGGTGGTACCATGGCCGGACCGGTTGCCGAGAGCATGCTTGCAGCCTATTTTGGTTTGCCTGAACCAGGTAAGAAATCAGTTAGCAGCCCGGAATAACAGAAATGTGTCTAAAAAGCATAAAAAATAGGGTTTTTTATTGAGTCTTTTTTGTTTTTTATTAGCAGGATTTGGTTATCGACCGTAGAATTTAATATCTGATAGCCGCGGTTCAGGAGGAGATGGCTTTGGCTAATTCATATAGTGTTTCAGGATTTGGCCGGGATATTCCAGCTGATTTGGATGAGCTGGTTGACGAGAAAACGATCCTGGTGCAGCGGACGCTGCGTTCTGGCCAGAGTATTTATTACAACGGGAATGTGGTTATATTGGGGGATGTTAATCCGGGAGCCGAAGTGACAGCGACAGGCAATGTTATTGTGATGGGCTCCTTAAGAGGTGTGGTGCATGCCGGGGCGGGCGGTGATGAAAATGCTGTGGTGATGGCTTTTCACCTCCAGCCGACTCAACTTAGAATAGCCAATCATATTACCCGCCCTCCGGACAATGAGACGGAGGATGCTGACTACCCGGAGATGGCGCGGATCAAAGACGGAGTTGTTACTATTGAATTTTTCCAGACTGCTGGAGAGCGCCAAGCCAAGAGCATTTGACAGTTGCCTGTAGTTGGGCAGTAATTAAAATGAACATGTACAAGTTTTTTGACCTCCGGCGCGAGGCGTCCAATGACTTGACAGGAGGAGGAACTAAAGGATGGGCGAAGTAATTGTTGTAACTTCCGGCAAAGGGGGTGTGGGAAAAACCACCTCCACCGCCAATATCGGAACCGGTTTGGCGGCCATGGGTTATAAAGTAGCTTTGATTGACACTGATATTGGTTTAAGAAATCTGGATGTTGTTCTGGGACTTGAAAACAGGATAGTTTTTGATATTGTTGATGTTGTTAACGAAAACTGCCGGCTGCGCCAAGCGCTGATTAAAGACAAGCGGTTTGAAGGCTTGCACTTGCTCCCGGCTGCTCAAACCAAAGATAAGACAGCGGTCAGCCCGGACCAGATGCGTAATTTATGCGCGGAATTAAAAAATGATTTTGATTATGTCATTATTGATTGCCCGGCCGGTATCGAGCAGGGTTTTCGTAATGCTATAGCCGGGGCGGAGAAGGCGGTTGTGGTAACCACGCCGGAAGTCTCGGCGGTACGGGACGCCGACAGGATTATCGGACTTCTGGAAGCCGCTGAATTGCGTGAACCGAAACTGATTATTAACCGTATCCGGCAAAAGATGGTCAAGCAGGGGGACATGATGAGCATTGATGATATCATCGACATCCTGGCTGTTGACCTGCTCGGGATAATACCGGAAGATGAGATGATTGTAATTACCACAAATCGTGGAGAAGCCGTAGTGCTGGATCAGCATTCCCGTTCCGGCCAAGCTTACAGAAATATTGTCCGCCGCATATTAGGAGAGGAAGTGCCAATAATTAATCTGGATGAAGGCAGTGGTTTCTTTAATAAAATTAAGAAAATTATCGGCCTGGGGTAAACCGGGAAGGGGGGAGCAGCCTTGTTAGATTTTATCGCCAAGCTTTTTGGTAAAGACAGCGGGAGTAAAAACGTGGCAAAAGATAGACTGCGCCTAGTTCTGATGCATGACCGGGCCAGTATATCGCCCCAGATGCTCGATTCGTTGAAGCTCGACTTGATTAAAGTTATTTCAAGTTACATGATTATTGACGAGGCCAACCTGGAGGTGAATCTGGACTCTAGCGGCAGCACGGTGGCGCTGGTTGCGAATATTCCTGTCAAAGGGATGAAACGGGCCGCGGGAACTGCTTAAAGATGTCCGGTTTGTAAAGATGCAACAGCCTGTATTATCTGATACGGGCTTTTTTTGTGCGTTAATTTATAATATAATACAAGTATTCAAGAATTCAGGAGTCAGGAGTCAGAATCCAAAATATTTGAGGACGATAAACCATTTTATTAATCTGATAATTTAGTAGTTACAATATACTTAACCAGAAAGAATATTTATGTAAGTTGTTACCGTGTTGGGAAAAAATTTTGAAAGGAATAGCTGAGTGTTAATTCAAAGCAGATTTTTAAAAAAGCTCGATCATACTATATTGATTTCAGTTTCTATGATCATTCTGCTTGGTCTGATTGTCATATACAGCGCTACAAAGCCAACCGAGTTGCTGCCTGTAGCGGGATCTGTCGCCAAGAGCGCGGATCCCTTCGCTTTTGTAAAAAGGCAAATAATTTTTGTGTTTTTGGGAATAGGGATGATGTGCATGATGCTTTATATCCATTATGAGGATCTTATAAAGCATATGAAATCCCTGTATATAATTAACCTGATCATGCTTGGGGCGGTAATTTTTTTTGGGGTTTCCGAGTTGGGGGCGCAGCGCTGGATTAGTATTATGGGTTTCCACTTCCAGCCTTCCGAATTTTCCAAGCTAATTATCATAGTTTGTTTTGCGGCCTTTCTGACATCCCGTAAAAAAAAGCTTAACCGGTTTCGTGACTTGCTTCCCAGTTTTGCGTTTTTCGGCGTTCCTATAATGTTGATCCTAAAACAACCGGACCTGGGCACTGCTCTGGTGTTTTTTGCAGTAATGTTCGGGATGCTCTTTGTGTCAGGCGCGAACCCCAGGCTGTTAGTCCTGATCATAGTTGTCGCTCTCGGAGCGGTATCATTATGGATATGGGCTCATTTCTGGCTGGAGGCAAACCGCGGGGTGCAACTTTGGATGCCACTGAAGGACTACCAGCTAAACAGGCTGATTATTTTTATCAACCCCTGGCAAGATTGGCATGGCGCCGGCTATAACGTGATCCAGTCGCAAATTGCCATCGGTCAGGGTGGTTTCTGGGGGCGCGGGTTATTCCAAGGGAGCCAGACTCATGGAGATTTTCTGCCTATTCAGGAAACCGATTTTATTTTCTCGGTCGTCGGGGAGGAACTTGGTTTTATTGGCGCGGTTATCCTTTTAACTCTTTATTTTATTGTGATCTACCGGTGTATTCTGATTACGATGAACGCTAAGGACGATTTCGGCACCCTGCTTGCTGCCGGAGTGGTTTCTATGCTTACTTTCCATGTTTTGGTCAATGTGGGTATGACCTGCGGGATCATGCCTGTGACCGGCATCCCATTGCCGATGTTCAGCTCCGGAGGAAGCAGCATGATAACCAACCTTGCGGCGCTCGGCCTGCTTTTGAATATAAACATGAGACGACAAAAAATAATGTTCTGACCGGGGTACAAACCGCCCCGGTTTTTTTTATGGCCAGTCATATTTCCTGATAAAGGAAAATATGCTTTTAAAGACAAGCTTTCAATAGTCGGGGGGGTTCATATTTGAAGGGGATTGATTTTAAGACAAGCGGACCGTTTAAAAAAGACGATGATTGGATTTCCTGTTATCAACAGCCCCACTGGAAGAGGCCTGGACACAGGGGGGGCAGTAGATATAACCTTTACCGCGCTGCCGTCGCCCTCTTGATCTTTATGGCGTTTTGGGTCGTCAGGGAGACCCACAGCCCCTGGGGCTTAGAAGCGAAAGAAACCTTGAAAAGTGTGCTGACTTCTGAGTGGAATTACCAGCCTGCGCTGGAAAGAGTGGTTCAATTCGGCTTACAGATTGCCAACACGGACTGGCCTTTATTCAACGCTGTCCAGCCTGTTGTTTCAAAACCTCAGCAGGGTAATGTAAGTGTAATGCTGCCGGTGCCGGTCTCAGGTAAGGTAGTCAGGGGGTACGGTATGACTATCGACCCGGTCGACGGCATGGAGCGTTTTCATTGTGGAATTGATATTTCCGCTCCAGTAGGCAGCGCGGTCAGGGCGGTGCGGGACGGCAGGGTGAAACGCACAGGTGACAGCGCGGCAGTGGGGAAGTATGTATTATTGGAGCATGACCAGGGCAGCTTTACTCTTTATGGTGAGCTTGCCAGGGTGCTAGTTAGCGAAGGACAGCAGGTGCAAGCCGGCCAGAATATTGGAGAAATTGGTGTGGAGGGCGATATTTCAGGCGGGGGTCTGCACTTTGAAATGCGGGAGAACAACAAACTGGTGGATCCTTTGACTAAGTTGCAGCCATTAAATTAAAAGTAAGGGTAACGGGTCAGGAGTCAGTAGTCAGTAGTCAGAAGTCAGTAGTCAGAAGGCAGGAGAGACAGGGACGAAAGACGAAAGACAAAAGACAGGAGTCAAGGAGTTAGAAGACAGGATGAGGAATCAGGAACCAGTGAATAGAATGGTTTCGTCTTAAAATATTCTGAATTCTGACTACTGACTACTGACTCCTTGAAGAAGGTGGTGTTGTTTTTGAAAATTGGCCGTGTTTCCGGGATGGAGATCCATTTAAATAATTATTTTTTAGCCCTGCTCGGGCTGTTTTTTGTGGCTGGTGTGCTGGGGAAGGGGTTGATTGCTTTTGCTGTAGTGCTTTTCCATGAGTTGG belongs to Pelotomaculum isophthalicicum JI and includes:
- the mreC gene encoding rod shape-determining protein MreC; the protein is MRWVTARRLLLLAALVAAALVAMRITVPERTRLTPLEFKFRDAIAPVQTGLTWLGKQASHMLSFPISMYRAGERNQALEEEVDRLQSQIIQLNEYKLENERLTSLLSYKQVMAKTYNLVAASVVGRDPSNWFGTITLNRGTNDGVKENMTVLTPEGLVGRVISVSSSTCDVLLITDPRSGVGSLIQDTRTSGIVEGTTTSSGMTRMIHIPNSATVEAGQAVITSGLGSIFPKNIPVGRITDIRSEPSGMFNSADIQPFADLSRLEEVLIIISRYP
- the mreD gene encoding rod shape-determining protein MreD; translated protein: MPFPALLLLLGVVLILQTTIMDYLSVYGVKPDLVMLLVIFNGFLLGPKEGAFLGFAGGIIEDLFSGSYIGINALTKMVAGYLAGFCGERLYKENSLVVAGVAFFSTTVGLLINYFLLLYLKIYMPFFYTLFRVILPTALYTAVLAPFFYKRVLHLVIIKNKDL
- the mrdA gene encoding penicillin-binding protein 2, translating into MEKKTVERRMRVFLYIVIFIFVVLVSRLAYMQLLQNDKFSTMARENRMKLITITAPRGEVFDRNGVKIVGNQPVYTVSLDKVSLVSLGQKDTGEVVRRLAAILGTDPQEIQQKIDQQERLYEPVKLATKVPLEVVTRIEEQRLELPGVVIDIEPLREYPNGNLLAQVMGYVRQINEDQLKENKDKGYKSGDLFGQSGLEYTYEQYLRGQDGGRQVEVDSMGRPVRDLGVKEPVPGNNLVLTIDHKVQKAAEEALARASQEALKQGYNEARAGAAVALDVRTGAVLAMASYPGYDPVKLSGVLSQKDYDEIFNSPWKPILNRALLSYAPGSTFKMIVAMAGLETNTITPQNTISDPGYFIWGTRYDDWQPGGHGIVNMVKAIKVSCDTYFYQLGFKTGIDNIARFAKEFGLGKKTGIELPGEDAGVVPSPDSKLQLRKDYLSSQDLKKVQEIEQRYNDLLAKATSDEQRKQLLNKRSDELLAVDWELAWHDYDTIISSIGQGDNRYTMLEMANYVATIANGGTLYKPFLVQRVVDPNGKVIKENNPVVVNQAKVSPKTLAVVREGMHEVTLPPDGTAYGFFAGFPPVAAKTGTAEVTGHNNHALIVAFAPFDNPEIAVAVVVEFAGHGGTMAGPVAESMLAAYFGLPEPGKKSVSSPE
- the minC gene encoding septum site-determining protein MinC — encoded protein: MALANSYSVSGFGRDIPADLDELVDEKTILVQRTLRSGQSIYYNGNVVILGDVNPGAEVTATGNVIVMGSLRGVVHAGAGGDENAVVMAFHLQPTQLRIANHITRPPDNETEDADYPEMARIKDGVVTIEFFQTAGERQAKSI
- the minD gene encoding septum site-determining protein MinD is translated as MGEVIVVTSGKGGVGKTTSTANIGTGLAAMGYKVALIDTDIGLRNLDVVLGLENRIVFDIVDVVNENCRLRQALIKDKRFEGLHLLPAAQTKDKTAVSPDQMRNLCAELKNDFDYVIIDCPAGIEQGFRNAIAGAEKAVVVTTPEVSAVRDADRIIGLLEAAELREPKLIINRIRQKMVKQGDMMSIDDIIDILAVDLLGIIPEDEMIVITTNRGEAVVLDQHSRSGQAYRNIVRRILGEEVPIINLDEGSGFFNKIKKIIGLG
- the minE gene encoding cell division topological specificity factor MinE — its product is MLDFIAKLFGKDSGSKNVAKDRLRLVLMHDRASISPQMLDSLKLDLIKVISSYMIIDEANLEVNLDSSGSTVALVANIPVKGMKRAAGTA
- the rodA gene encoding rod shape-determining protein RodA, translating into MLIQSRFLKKLDHTILISVSMIILLGLIVIYSATKPTELLPVAGSVAKSADPFAFVKRQIIFVFLGIGMMCMMLYIHYEDLIKHMKSLYIINLIMLGAVIFFGVSELGAQRWISIMGFHFQPSEFSKLIIIVCFAAFLTSRKKKLNRFRDLLPSFAFFGVPIMLILKQPDLGTALVFFAVMFGMLFVSGANPRLLVLIIVVALGAVSLWIWAHFWLEANRGVQLWMPLKDYQLNRLIIFINPWQDWHGAGYNVIQSQIAIGQGGFWGRGLFQGSQTHGDFLPIQETDFIFSVVGEELGFIGAVILLTLYFIVIYRCILITMNAKDDFGTLLAAGVVSMLTFHVLVNVGMTCGIMPVTGIPLPMFSSGGSSMITNLAALGLLLNINMRRQKIMF